One Alkalicoccus halolimnae DNA segment encodes these proteins:
- the tsaB gene encoding tRNA (adenosine(37)-N6)-threonylcarbamoyltransferase complex dimerization subunit type 1 TsaB, producing MKILAMDTSTYVLGTALAEDRQTVAEFTTHIKKNHSVRLMPAVRSMMQETGWKPADLDAVAVAEGPGSYTGVRIGVTTAKSMAWALNIPVIGLSSLEVLAQNGKYSSGLISPFFDARRGQVFTGLYRWENGRAVSIAEDRIIQHDEWLDYVKSWNEPVLALSPDYDKHEALLQEKLGNLLTAPSPIDQLPRPASLALLAADREAEHVHAFTPNYLRLAEAETKWRAKQKEQSYDKG from the coding sequence ATGAAAATTTTAGCGATGGATACATCAACGTACGTTCTCGGCACGGCGCTTGCCGAAGACAGGCAGACGGTCGCAGAATTTACGACGCATATTAAAAAGAATCATTCGGTCCGCCTTATGCCCGCCGTCCGTTCAATGATGCAGGAAACAGGCTGGAAACCGGCGGATCTCGATGCCGTCGCCGTTGCGGAAGGCCCGGGCTCCTACACCGGCGTGCGTATCGGAGTGACGACGGCCAAAAGCATGGCGTGGGCGCTGAATATTCCCGTTATCGGCCTTTCGTCGCTTGAGGTGCTCGCTCAGAACGGCAAATACAGCAGCGGGCTGATCAGCCCCTTTTTCGACGCGCGCCGCGGCCAGGTGTTTACCGGTCTCTACCGCTGGGAGAATGGGAGAGCCGTTTCTATTGCAGAAGACAGGATCATCCAGCACGACGAATGGCTCGATTACGTTAAGTCGTGGAACGAACCAGTGCTTGCGCTGAGCCCGGATTACGACAAGCACGAAGCGCTGCTCCAGGAAAAGCTCGGGAACCTCCTGACAGCACCATCCCCGATCGATCAGCTGCCGCGGCCGGCGTCACTCGCCCTGCTCGCAGCGGACCGGGAAGCGGAACACGTGCATGCGTTTACGCCGAACTACCTTCGCCTCGCCGAAGCGGAAACAAAATGGCGGGCGAAGCAGAAGGAGCAGTCCTATGACAAAGGGTAA
- the thiL gene encoding thiamine-phosphate kinase has product MKNEFEWIRSIAQEEYSHSGVVTGIGDDAAVIREEEGFDTVLAVDTMVEGIHFTKETMPLEAVGHKALAVNVSDLAAMGAVPLYYMVSIAVPKTGWDQEETGRIYDGMKKLAARYPMDLIGGDTVSKKETLVLSVTVVGRVEKNRQLLRGRAEAGDVLFLTGPVGFSARGLDRLLREGRAAWDEKDAYIQAHQYPEPHVRYGRVFAESGARIAANDVSDGIGHEGREIAEASGTDVTIDWEALPFVERFKEFEEREEWLLHGGEDFCLIGAASPDVFAELQRVLKKENLPLYKIGTVDAGSGNVWLRRADGERKLLQSGGYTHF; this is encoded by the coding sequence ATGAAAAATGAATTTGAGTGGATCCGCTCCATTGCACAGGAAGAGTACAGCCATTCCGGGGTCGTTACCGGTATTGGAGACGACGCTGCGGTTATCCGTGAAGAGGAAGGGTTTGACACGGTGCTCGCAGTCGATACGATGGTGGAAGGGATCCATTTTACAAAAGAAACGATGCCGCTCGAAGCGGTCGGCCATAAGGCGCTCGCTGTCAATGTCAGTGATCTGGCTGCGATGGGGGCCGTGCCTTTGTATTACATGGTGTCCATTGCCGTGCCGAAAACGGGCTGGGACCAGGAGGAAACCGGACGCATTTACGACGGTATGAAAAAGCTCGCGGCCCGTTACCCGATGGACCTGATCGGGGGAGATACGGTGTCGAAGAAAGAGACGCTCGTACTCTCTGTTACGGTCGTCGGCCGGGTTGAAAAGAACCGGCAGCTGCTCCGGGGACGTGCGGAAGCCGGAGACGTGCTGTTTTTAACCGGTCCTGTCGGCTTTTCCGCCCGCGGCCTCGACAGGCTGCTCCGGGAAGGAAGAGCCGCCTGGGACGAAAAGGACGCCTATATTCAGGCGCATCAGTATCCGGAGCCGCACGTGCGGTACGGGAGAGTGTTTGCAGAGTCAGGAGCCCGGATTGCGGCCAATGACGTCAGTGACGGCATCGGCCATGAAGGCAGGGAGATTGCCGAAGCAAGCGGCACAGATGTGACAATTGACTGGGAGGCACTTCCTTTTGTGGAGCGGTTCAAGGAATTCGAAGAACGGGAAGAGTGGCTGCTGCACGGCGGAGAAGATTTCTGCCTGATCGGCGCCGCATCCCCGGACGTTTTCGCAGAGCTTCAGCGGGTCCTGAAAAAGGAAAACCTCCCTCTCTATAAAATCGGTACGGTGGACGCCGGAAGCGGAAACGTCTGGCTTCGCCGTGCGGATGGAGAAAGAAAGCTTCTGCAGAGCGGAGGATATACCCACTTTTAA
- a CDS encoding ABC transporter permease — translation MNGAGKRTWTLVGLILRRDRIRLSLWLFGISAASILTAIAFPGLYGDSTERQQLAETMINPAVTAMVGPGHGLQDYHYGAIMAHQMLGLTLLAAAVMSVLLIVRYTRTDEEDGRTEMVRSLAVGRAAPVLAAVMVVGGLNVLLVPVHGVGMGALGLEGMDWNGSFLYGAAIGGAGLIFMGLTLIASQLVDNTRGALGLGMLAAGGFYVVRAIGDISNDVFNYFSPYGWLLKIEVYVTNQWTPLIVTAAAALLVTAAGMYLYMRRDLGSGLLPQRPGRAKASPALLSPFGLAWRLQRMTLAIWLGALFFLGITYGSVLGDVDVYFDEIEYMAEFLPPIEGFSLAEQFLGLILVIMAIIAAIPVIMQVTKLYAEEKKVRAEIVTSLAVSRYKLMASYVLLAVITSIVMLFASASGLALGAAYSLDEAESFASYVGAGMTYLPALWVMAGVALLLIGLVPSWTSAVWGYLFASFVIVYMGGLFQFPDWTQKISPFGFVPGVPVEDFELLPLLGLTGTALLLGIAGFMSYRRRDL, via the coding sequence ATGAACGGCGCCGGGAAACGAACGTGGACGCTCGTCGGGCTGATTCTCAGGCGGGATAGAATCCGCCTGAGCCTGTGGCTGTTTGGTATCAGCGCTGCTTCGATTTTAACGGCCATTGCTTTTCCCGGCCTTTACGGGGACAGCACCGAGCGGCAGCAGCTAGCGGAAACGATGATTAATCCGGCTGTCACGGCGATGGTCGGGCCGGGGCACGGGCTGCAGGATTACCACTACGGAGCGATAATGGCTCATCAGATGCTCGGGCTGACGCTTCTGGCAGCGGCTGTTATGAGCGTGCTGCTTATCGTGCGCTACACACGAACCGATGAGGAAGACGGACGGACAGAAATGGTCCGCTCTCTTGCTGTCGGCCGGGCTGCCCCGGTCCTCGCTGCGGTGATGGTTGTCGGTGGGCTGAACGTACTTCTGGTTCCTGTTCACGGTGTGGGGATGGGGGCACTGGGTCTTGAAGGAATGGACTGGAATGGGTCCTTTTTATACGGGGCGGCGATTGGAGGAGCGGGCCTTATTTTCATGGGGCTGACGCTGATAGCCAGTCAGCTCGTAGACAATACCCGCGGGGCGCTCGGACTCGGCATGCTCGCAGCGGGAGGGTTTTATGTCGTCCGTGCGATTGGGGACATTAGTAATGACGTATTTAATTACTTTTCTCCCTACGGCTGGCTGCTGAAGATAGAAGTTTATGTTACGAACCAGTGGACGCCTCTTATCGTTACGGCAGCTGCCGCGCTGCTGGTGACGGCGGCCGGCATGTACCTGTATATGAGACGGGACCTCGGGAGCGGCCTGCTGCCACAGCGGCCGGGAAGAGCGAAGGCCTCTCCTGCACTGCTGAGTCCTTTTGGGCTGGCCTGGCGTCTGCAGCGGATGACGCTTGCCATCTGGTTGGGAGCACTGTTTTTTCTCGGCATAACGTACGGATCCGTGCTCGGAGACGTCGACGTTTATTTTGACGAAATCGAATACATGGCTGAATTCCTGCCTCCGATTGAAGGTTTTTCTCTTGCAGAACAGTTTTTAGGGCTGATCCTCGTCATTATGGCGATTATTGCGGCTATTCCAGTCATTATGCAGGTGACGAAGCTGTATGCGGAGGAAAAGAAGGTGCGGGCAGAAATTGTCACCAGTCTTGCGGTTTCCCGCTACAAACTGATGGCATCCTACGTGCTGCTTGCGGTGATCACTTCTATTGTTATGTTGTTTGCGTCCGCTTCCGGACTCGCGCTCGGGGCCGCTTATTCTCTCGACGAAGCTGAATCCTTTGCCAGCTACGTCGGGGCCGGGATGACGTATCTTCCGGCGCTCTGGGTAATGGCCGGGGTGGCTCTCCTGCTCATCGGGCTCGTGCCTTCCTGGACGAGTGCGGTATGGGGCTACCTGTTTGCTTCATTTGTTATCGTTTATATGGGAGGACTGTTTCAGTTTCCCGACTGGACACAGAAAATTTCACCGTTCGGCTTCGTTCCCGGCGTCCCGGTCGAAGATTTTGAGCTGCTGCCGCTGCTCGGTTTAACAGGCACGGCGCTGCTTCTCGGAATCGCCGGTTTTATGAGCTACCGGAGGCGCGACTTGTAA
- the rimI gene encoding ribosomal protein S18-alanine N-acetyltransferase yields the protein MTKGKVRVRLMDVIDIDGVMEVEMKSFSVPWTKEAFYQEITKNHFAYYFIAEQDRKIVGYCGLWVIVGDGHITNIAVDPDARGQGIGNDLLSASIEMAKMLGADKLSLEVRVTNETAQNLYRKYGFENGGIRKRYYTDNNEDALVMWVKL from the coding sequence ATGACAAAGGGTAAAGTGCGGGTCCGCCTCATGGACGTGATCGATATCGACGGCGTGATGGAAGTGGAAATGAAAAGCTTTTCCGTGCCGTGGACGAAAGAAGCGTTTTATCAGGAAATTACGAAAAATCACTTCGCCTATTATTTTATCGCCGAACAGGATCGGAAAATTGTCGGCTACTGCGGTCTCTGGGTTATCGTCGGCGACGGGCATATTACGAATATCGCCGTGGACCCGGACGCGAGAGGCCAGGGCATCGGCAACGACCTGCTTTCGGCTTCGATTGAGATGGCCAAAATGCTCGGAGCGGATAAACTGAGTCTGGAAGTGCGGGTCACAAATGAGACGGCGCAGAATTTATACCGGAAATACGGATTTGAAAACGGGGGCATCCGCAAGCGGTACTATACCGATAATAACGAAGATGCCCTGGTCATGTGGGTGAAATTATGA
- a CDS encoding TetR/AcrR family transcriptional regulator, translated as MAEKFENQPEEKQQQILNAAFQEFGEHGYHKASTNRIVEAAGIGKGMLFYYFKSKKKLFDYVLSYAFQIIEGYTEQIDMSIPDVIARYEEASRIKMKTYLQHTEIFHFFGNLLLNFQEDLPEEWQKKIGDLQIEMKKRMFSGIDYSLFRKDIDPETALKLIFWSIEGFERELLAQLRGVNFEETPLDPIWDSFFHYLEALRKAYYEERGH; from the coding sequence GTGGCGGAGAAATTTGAAAACCAGCCGGAAGAAAAGCAGCAGCAGATTCTGAATGCAGCGTTTCAGGAATTTGGGGAACACGGCTACCATAAGGCGTCGACGAACCGGATTGTCGAAGCAGCCGGCATCGGCAAAGGCATGCTGTTTTATTATTTTAAAAGTAAAAAGAAGCTGTTCGACTACGTTCTCAGCTATGCTTTTCAGATTATAGAAGGATATACAGAACAGATAGATATGAGCATTCCCGATGTGATCGCCCGCTACGAGGAAGCATCGCGTATAAAAATGAAGACGTACCTGCAGCACACCGAAATTTTTCATTTTTTCGGAAATCTGCTCCTTAATTTTCAGGAAGATCTGCCGGAGGAGTGGCAGAAAAAAATAGGGGATCTGCAGATAGAAATGAAAAAACGAATGTTTTCCGGAATCGATTATTCCCTGTTCCGAAAGGATATTGACCCGGAAACGGCGCTGAAGCTCATTTTCTGGTCTATCGAAGGGTTTGAGCGGGAACTGCTTGCCCAGCTGCGCGGAGTTAATTTTGAGGAAACGCCGCTCGATCCGATATGGGATTCTTTTTTTCATTACCTTGAGGCACTGCGTAAAGCTTATTACGAGGAGAGGGGACATTAA
- a CDS encoding TIGR04104 family putative zinc finger protein, with product MPTCESCGLQLTWKQSFRIQFHFHKYIQCPYCKKKQYIYNNKKAIILLLPLIASPLIVNLFIDFTAFGSIIIGLLVSPFSYKLKNNCPSLQK from the coding sequence TTGCCAACGTGTGAATCTTGCGGTTTACAATTAACTTGGAAACAATCTTTTCGCATACAATTTCATTTTCATAAGTACATACAGTGCCCATATTGCAAGAAAAAACAATACATATATAATAACAAAAAGGCAATCATTCTATTGCTTCCTCTTATTGCCTCCCCGCTCATCGTGAATCTATTCATTGATTTTACGGCTTTTGGTTCCATCATTATTGGATTGTTAGTTAGTCCTTTTTCTTACAAACTGAAAAATAATTGCCCAAGCCTACAAAAGTAA
- a CDS encoding trans-sulfuration enzyme family protein — translation MHFYTKNVHFPNKENAHEVSKTKPIYQTSAFSFTDFDDMENYFDGDKAYLYTRMGNPNSDDLGKGVAELEGAEMGVASAAGLSAILAGVLAVAKTGDHILATQDLYGGTWSMFSNDLKDFGIEVSFIDMEDRGAIESAIKENTVMLYSESITNPLLRVEDIEGLAKIASANKLYLMIDNTFATPYLIRPHEVGADIVAHSATKYIGGHSDVTAGVVSGSKELMTKAKGKVSMLGSNIGPFDAWLSVRGLKTLSVRMAKQCENAEALAKALNSQPGIAKVYYPKAASQTGNGAVVTIELEEDVDIMEFSKNLGWIKVVPTLAGLETSVTYPVATSHRPLPEETREKLGVTKQMIRISVGIEDERDIIDTFSEALVRTKAPSL, via the coding sequence ATGCATTTTTATACGAAAAACGTGCATTTTCCGAATAAAGAAAATGCGCATGAGGTAAGTAAAACAAAGCCGATCTACCAGACGTCCGCATTCAGTTTCACGGACTTTGACGATATGGAGAATTATTTTGACGGGGACAAAGCGTATTTATATACACGCATGGGTAACCCGAACAGCGATGATCTCGGGAAAGGCGTCGCTGAGCTGGAAGGCGCGGAGATGGGAGTAGCTTCCGCTGCCGGACTTTCTGCGATTTTAGCGGGGGTGCTTGCTGTTGCAAAAACAGGCGATCACATTCTGGCTACCCAGGACCTTTACGGCGGCACGTGGTCCATGTTTTCCAACGATTTAAAAGACTTCGGCATCGAAGTGAGCTTTATCGACATGGAGGACCGGGGCGCGATTGAATCGGCGATAAAAGAAAATACGGTAATGCTCTATTCGGAATCAATTACGAATCCGCTGCTGCGCGTGGAAGATATTGAAGGCCTTGCTAAAATTGCGTCCGCAAACAAGCTTTACCTGATGATCGACAACACGTTTGCGACTCCATATTTAATCCGTCCCCACGAAGTAGGCGCGGATATCGTTGCACACAGTGCGACTAAATATATCGGCGGACACAGTGACGTGACGGCCGGCGTCGTGAGCGGCTCCAAGGAGCTGATGACGAAGGCGAAAGGAAAAGTGTCGATGCTCGGAAGCAACATCGGTCCGTTCGATGCCTGGCTCAGCGTCCGTGGGCTGAAAACGCTCAGCGTCCGGATGGCAAAACAGTGTGAAAATGCCGAGGCGCTTGCGAAGGCGCTGAACAGTCAGCCGGGTATTGCCAAAGTGTATTATCCAAAAGCAGCTTCGCAGACCGGAAACGGAGCGGTCGTTACGATCGAACTGGAGGAAGACGTCGATATTATGGAGTTTTCCAAAAACCTCGGGTGGATCAAAGTTGTGCCGACGCTTGCCGGGCTGGAAACGTCGGTGACGTACCCGGTTGCCACGTCCCACCGGCCGCTTCCGGAAGAAACGCGTGAGAAGCTCGGTGTGACAAAGCAGATGATCCGCATTTCCGTCGGCATTGAAGACGAGCGTGACATTATCGATACTTTCAGCGAAGCGCTGGTGAGAACAAAAGCTCCTTCCTTATAG
- a CDS encoding ABC transporter ATP-binding protein: MTIVQMTNVAKNFGKVQALKDVSFSIDSGEIYGFIGPNGAGKSTAIRVLLGIIHASAGEATIFGKDVWKDSLEIHKKTAYVPGDVSLWPNLTGGEVIDLLIKLGGGGDEAKRKELIERFQLDPTKKCRTYSKGNRQKVALIGAFASYAELFIFDEPTAGLDPLMERIFHEYVWEVKAAGKSVMLSSHILSEVEKLCDKVGIIRNGEVIESGTLDELRHLTRLQMYVETSDKLQGIEEHAGIHDVVREGEAVHFQVDADKMNGVIRYLSAFDIRKLESHPPTLEDLFMRYYEEGSETR; this comes from the coding sequence ATGACGATCGTGCAGATGACGAATGTCGCAAAAAATTTCGGGAAAGTACAGGCATTGAAAGACGTCAGTTTTTCGATAGACAGCGGAGAGATATACGGGTTTATCGGTCCCAATGGAGCAGGTAAATCAACGGCTATCCGTGTACTTCTCGGGATCATTCATGCTTCTGCCGGGGAGGCGACGATTTTTGGGAAGGATGTATGGAAAGATTCCCTGGAAATTCACAAAAAAACCGCCTACGTTCCGGGAGATGTCAGTCTCTGGCCTAATTTAACGGGCGGAGAAGTCATCGATCTGCTGATAAAGCTGGGGGGCGGCGGGGACGAGGCGAAGCGGAAAGAACTGATCGAACGTTTTCAGCTGGACCCGACGAAAAAGTGCCGCACTTATTCGAAAGGAAACCGGCAGAAAGTCGCCCTGATCGGCGCGTTTGCTTCCTATGCCGAACTGTTTATTTTTGACGAACCGACGGCAGGACTTGATCCGCTGATGGAACGGATTTTTCATGAATACGTGTGGGAAGTAAAAGCAGCGGGGAAAAGCGTCATGCTTTCCAGCCACATTCTCTCGGAAGTAGAGAAACTCTGCGATAAAGTAGGAATCATCCGCAACGGGGAAGTGATTGAATCCGGCACACTTGATGAGCTGCGGCACTTAACACGCCTGCAGATGTACGTGGAGACGTCCGACAAGCTGCAGGGCATAGAGGAGCATGCTGGTATTCACGATGTAGTGCGTGAAGGAGAGGCGGTTCATTTCCAGGTCGATGCGGATAAAATGAATGGAGTGATCCGTTATTTGAGCGCGTTTGATATTCGTAAACTGGAAAGTCATCCGCCGACGCTTGAAGATTTGTTTATGCGCTATTATGAAGAAGGGAGCGAAACGAGATGA
- the tsaD gene encoding tRNA (adenosine(37)-N6)-threonylcarbamoyltransferase complex transferase subunit TsaD has translation MRKNTMILAVETSCDETAAAVIRNGDTIVSSIIASQMESHKRFGGVVPEIASRHHVEQITLIMEEAMTEADVTFADLDAIAVTEGPGLVGALLVGVNAAKAVAFAHDLPLIGVHHIAGHIYANHLVEPLTFPLMTLVVSGGHTELIYMKEHGSYELIGETRDDAVGEAYDKVARTIGLPYPGGPHIDKLAQTAEAEIDLPRAWLEEGSYDFSFSGLKSSVINTLHNARQKEKEIDPAVIAASFQEAVCDVLVTKTRRAAKEYGVKRLLVAGGVAANSGLRTALETAAEEDGLQLTIPPLPLCTDNAAMIGSAAHFLLEKEAFADDRLNGVPGLMLK, from the coding sequence ATGAGAAAAAATACAATGATTTTAGCTGTAGAAACGAGCTGTGACGAAACCGCCGCGGCGGTCATCCGCAATGGGGATACGATTGTCAGCAGCATTATCGCCTCGCAGATGGAGAGTCATAAACGGTTTGGCGGCGTCGTTCCGGAAATTGCGTCGCGGCACCACGTGGAACAGATTACCCTCATTATGGAAGAGGCGATGACGGAAGCGGACGTGACGTTTGCCGACCTCGATGCGATTGCCGTTACCGAAGGGCCGGGACTCGTCGGAGCGCTTCTCGTCGGTGTCAATGCCGCAAAGGCGGTCGCTTTCGCGCACGACCTGCCGCTGATTGGTGTTCATCACATCGCAGGCCATATTTATGCGAACCACCTCGTCGAGCCGCTGACGTTTCCGCTGATGACGCTCGTTGTCTCCGGCGGCCATACGGAGCTTATTTATATGAAGGAACACGGAAGCTATGAACTGATCGGGGAAACCCGGGACGATGCGGTAGGGGAGGCGTACGACAAAGTGGCGCGTACGATCGGGCTTCCGTATCCCGGCGGCCCGCATATCGACAAGCTGGCACAAACCGCGGAAGCCGAAATTGACCTCCCGCGCGCCTGGCTCGAAGAGGGCTCCTACGACTTCAGCTTCAGCGGACTTAAATCGTCTGTGATCAACACGCTTCACAACGCCAGGCAGAAAGAAAAAGAGATAGACCCTGCCGTGATTGCGGCAAGCTTTCAGGAAGCAGTCTGTGATGTACTCGTCACAAAAACGAGACGCGCCGCGAAAGAATACGGCGTAAAGCGCCTGCTCGTTGCCGGAGGCGTCGCAGCCAACAGCGGTCTGCGCACGGCACTGGAAACGGCGGCCGAAGAAGACGGCCTGCAGCTGACGATTCCACCGCTTCCGCTCTGTACGGATAACGCGGCGATGATTGGAAGCGCGGCTCATTTTCTCCTCGAAAAAGAAGCATTTGCAGACGACCGGTTAAACGGTGTACCGGGTCTCATGCTGAAATAA
- the tsaE gene encoding tRNA (adenosine(37)-N6)-threonylcarbamoyltransferase complex ATPase subunit type 1 TsaE: MKLTWKTKAEKETRSLAARLGSLLHPGDIVTLSGDLGAGKTTFTKALAAALGVTRTVNSPTFTIIKEYEGRCPFYHMDAYRLDDSMEELGLEEYTDGEGVLVIEWPEMIEDQLPEDRLSLHLAYTGETTREIYAEAAGRRYEALLEEWKKA, from the coding sequence ATGAAACTTACGTGGAAAACAAAAGCGGAAAAGGAAACAAGGTCCCTCGCCGCGCGTCTCGGCTCCCTCCTGCATCCGGGGGACATCGTGACGCTTTCAGGGGACCTCGGGGCCGGCAAGACGACGTTCACAAAAGCGCTCGCCGCCGCTCTCGGAGTTACTCGGACGGTGAACAGTCCGACGTTTACAATCATAAAGGAATACGAAGGGCGATGCCCGTTTTATCATATGGATGCGTACCGGCTGGACGACAGTATGGAAGAGCTCGGCCTGGAAGAATATACGGACGGGGAGGGGGTTCTCGTCATCGAATGGCCGGAAATGATCGAGGACCAGCTTCCGGAAGACAGGCTTTCGCTTCATTTAGCCTACACGGGGGAAACGACCCGGGAAATATACGCCGAAGCAGCCGGCCGAAGGTATGAAGCGCTGCTGGAGGAGTGGAAAAAAGCATGA
- a CDS encoding ABC-F family ATP-binding cassette domain-containing protein, with protein MILLQCTQLSKYFGSEQILANVKMEIKERERIALVGRNGAGKSTLLKIFTGEIPFDDGHLMKPKGVSIGYLAQDSGLDSDRSIWDEMLTVFSELRRMEKELGRLEEKMAGGDEKVLADYDQLQQKFQQRGGFQYESEIRSILSGLNFLQFDYNTPVSSLSGGQKTRLALGKQLLSKPDLLILDEPTNHLDIDTLTWLENYLSGYDGSVLIVSHDRYFLDKVVGCVYELSFHQTRRYNGNYSHYLDEKARLMEQEMKSFEKQQEEVKKLEEFIQKNLARASTSNRAKSRRKQLERMDKMDKPKDDDKSANFRFSINRQSGNDVLMLEDIAVSYDGETPLIDNISLGLTRGESVALIGPNGIGKSTLLKVITGRLKPFKGTIRYGSNVTIGYYDQEQTELHSKKTVLQELWDEYPQTNEKDIRTVLGNFLFSGDDVLKTVYDLSGGEKARLALAKLMMQKANVLILDEPTNHLDLDSKEVLENALIDYPGTIIFVSHDRYFVNRMATRIAELSPQAVTSYLGDYDYYAEKKAEMQELARIAAEEKAVHTETEAPAPKNDFRRNKEKQKEERQKLRRIEELELAIEDEEKKVEAIEADLCEPENFQDHEKSLELNEKLHTAHSRMESLMEEWEALQEN; from the coding sequence ATGATTTTACTACAATGCACCCAGCTGTCCAAGTACTTCGGGTCTGAACAAATTTTAGCGAATGTCAAAATGGAAATTAAGGAACGGGAGCGCATTGCGCTTGTCGGCAGAAACGGCGCCGGAAAATCGACGCTGCTGAAAATTTTCACCGGCGAAATCCCTTTTGACGACGGTCATCTCATGAAGCCGAAAGGGGTATCGATCGGTTACCTTGCCCAGGACAGCGGGCTCGATTCCGACCGCTCCATCTGGGACGAGATGCTGACCGTCTTTTCCGAACTGCGCAGGATGGAAAAAGAACTGGGCCGCCTGGAAGAAAAAATGGCCGGAGGCGACGAAAAAGTACTCGCCGACTATGATCAGCTCCAGCAGAAATTCCAGCAGCGCGGCGGGTTTCAATACGAATCGGAAATCCGCAGCATTCTTTCCGGGCTCAACTTCCTGCAGTTTGACTACAACACCCCTGTTTCATCGCTGAGCGGCGGCCAGAAAACGCGCCTCGCGCTCGGGAAGCAGCTCCTTTCCAAACCGGACCTGCTTATTCTCGATGAGCCGACGAACCACCTCGATATCGACACCTTGACGTGGCTCGAAAACTACCTGTCCGGCTACGACGGCTCCGTGCTGATCGTGTCGCACGACCGCTACTTTCTCGACAAGGTGGTCGGCTGCGTCTACGAGCTTTCCTTTCATCAGACACGCCGCTACAACGGCAACTATTCCCACTATCTTGATGAAAAAGCACGCTTGATGGAGCAGGAAATGAAGTCGTTTGAAAAGCAGCAGGAAGAAGTGAAAAAACTCGAAGAATTCATCCAGAAAAACCTGGCACGCGCCTCTACCAGTAACCGCGCCAAAAGCCGGCGCAAGCAGCTGGAGCGCATGGACAAGATGGACAAGCCGAAAGACGACGACAAATCGGCGAACTTCCGCTTTTCGATCAACCGCCAGAGCGGAAATGACGTGCTGATGCTTGAGGATATCGCCGTCAGCTACGACGGGGAGACGCCGCTGATCGACAATATTTCCCTCGGCCTCACACGCGGTGAAAGCGTGGCGCTGATCGGTCCGAACGGAATCGGCAAGTCGACGCTCCTTAAAGTTATTACCGGCCGCCTGAAGCCGTTTAAAGGGACGATCCGCTACGGCAGCAACGTCACGATCGGCTACTATGATCAGGAGCAGACCGAGCTTCATTCCAAAAAAACGGTGCTTCAGGAGCTGTGGGACGAGTATCCGCAGACAAACGAAAAAGATATCCGCACCGTGCTCGGAAACTTCCTCTTCAGCGGGGATGACGTCCTGAAAACGGTCTACGATTTAAGCGGCGGTGAAAAAGCACGCCTCGCCCTTGCCAAGCTGATGATGCAGAAAGCAAACGTCCTCATTCTCGATGAGCCGACGAACCACCTCGATCTCGACAGCAAAGAGGTGCTCGAAAACGCGCTGATCGACTATCCGGGAACGATCATCTTCGTCTCCCACGACCGCTACTTCGTCAACCGCATGGCGACGCGCATCGCTGAACTGTCGCCGCAGGCCGTGACGAGCTATCTCGGCGATTACGACTACTACGCGGAGAAAAAAGCGGAAATGCAGGAACTGGCCCGGATTGCCGCTGAAGAAAAAGCGGTCCATACGGAAACGGAAGCCCCTGCTCCGAAAAATGATTTCCGCCGCAACAAGGAAAAGCAAAAAGAAGAGCGCCAGAAACTGCGGCGCATTGAAGAATTGGAACTGGCGATAGAAGATGAGGAAAAAAAGGTGGAAGCGATCGAAGCCGACCTCTGCGAACCGGAAAATTTCCAGGATCACGAAAAGTCGCTCGAACTGAATGAAAAACTGCATACGGCTCATTCCCGCATGGAATCACTTATGGAAGAATGGGAAGCGCTGCAGGAAAATTGA